Proteins from a genomic interval of Calditrichota bacterium:
- a CDS encoding DUF2304 domain-containing protein: MNMRIQIIAIAGSLLIAGFIFELIRKRKLLERYSLLWFGSALVMVILSIWRGLLDKAAALMGVYYAPSALFIVALGCGVVLFVHFTIVISGLSEQNKVLAQEVGLLREELACLREIVGQGASARGGAEGEA, from the coding sequence ATGAACATGCGCATTCAGATAATCGCCATCGCGGGAAGCCTGCTCATCGCAGGCTTCATCTTCGAATTGATTAGGAAGCGCAAGCTGCTGGAGCGGTATTCCTTGCTTTGGTTCGGTTCGGCGCTGGTCATGGTAATTCTGTCCATCTGGCGTGGCCTGTTGGATAAGGCTGCCGCCCTCATGGGCGTCTACTATGCCCCGTCGGCGCTGTTCATTGTGGCTCTTGGCTGCGGCGTGGTCCTGTTTGTGCACTTTACCATCGTCATCTCCGGCCTGAGCGAGCAGAACAAGGTGCTTGCCCAAGAAGTGGGGCTGCTGCGGGAAGAGTTGGCATGCCTGCGAGAGATCGTGGGACAAGGCGCTTCGGCCAGAGGCGGCGCAGAGGGAGAGGCATAG
- a CDS encoding glycosyltransferase family 2 protein: MSTGNETPRILAIVPALNEERNVGRVVAQLRAHPRAIDVLVVDDGSTDNTAAVARAQGARVISLPFNLGIGGAVQTGFKYAQRHGYDIAVQVDGDGQHDVREIDKLLEPVLSGEADVVIGSRYKGAVTYRAPFMRRVGMVIFALVNSLIIRQRVADNTSGFRAFNRRAILFLARDYPADYPEPEAVVLLGRSGFRLMEVAVNMNQRLHGRSSIDSFQAMYFMIKVLLAVVVDLFRYSPQRGEQVP, from the coding sequence ATGAGCACCGGGAACGAGACGCCGCGCATCCTGGCCATTGTGCCGGCGCTGAACGAAGAGCGCAACGTGGGGCGCGTGGTGGCGCAATTGCGCGCTCACCCCCGTGCCATCGACGTGCTGGTGGTGGACGACGGCTCCACTGACAACACCGCGGCAGTAGCTCGGGCCCAAGGGGCACGCGTCATTAGCTTGCCGTTCAACCTGGGCATCGGGGGCGCGGTGCAGACCGGGTTCAAGTATGCGCAGCGGCATGGCTATGACATTGCCGTGCAAGTGGACGGGGACGGTCAGCACGACGTGCGCGAGATCGACAAGCTGCTGGAGCCCGTGTTGTCGGGCGAGGCGGATGTGGTCATCGGCTCGCGCTATAAGGGAGCCGTTACTTACAGAGCTCCTTTCATGCGGCGGGTGGGCATGGTCATCTTCGCGCTGGTCAATTCGCTCATCATCAGGCAGAGGGTGGCCGACAACACTTCTGGCTTCCGCGCCTTCAATCGGCGGGCCATCTTGTTCCTGGCGCGTGACTACCCTGCAGACTACCCGGAACCTGAAGCGGTGGTGCTTCTTGGCCGCTCCGGCTTCCGGTTGATGGAGGTGGCTGTCAACATGAATCAACGTCTGCACGGTCGCTCCTCCATCGATTCGTTTCAGGCGATGTACTTCATGATCAAGGTGCTGTTGGCAGTGGTGGTGGATTTGTTTCGTTATTCACCGCAGCGAGGGGAGCAGGTGCCATGA